Genomic DNA from Triticum dicoccoides isolate Atlit2015 ecotype Zavitan chromosome 4B, WEW_v2.0, whole genome shotgun sequence:
TCAAGGTGTTGAAATTGAACAAGTCATTCACCACAAGCACCTCGTCAGGGTCGATGTTGAGGTCCTCGGCACGGATAGTCTCCCACTTAGCCGCGATGCCACGGAACTTGAACGGCAAGCCAAACTGACGGGCACAGTTGCTGAGTGCCCGCCCTGTCTCCTCAAGCCTCTTAGCTGGGCGGAACCCAGGCTGCGGGAGGTCAATCCCGGTGATCCTCACTTCCAGTGGCCCGCCGTCCCTAGTCGCCAGCCAAGCCAGCAGGCCCGGCCACTGGCACCCATAATGCAAGCCATAATCCACAATGTGCAACTTGCTCTTCCCTTCCACGGCATCGAAGATGGTCATGCTGGAGAATGTGAACGCCACCCTTTTGAAGGAGCAGGTTGCCATGAACAGCTCATAACCTTTGAGGAACTCCATGGTCGAGGTGTGCTTCGCCATGAGTGACTTGTACACCTGGCTCCCAGTGCCCGCCAGCCGGGCCTCAAGCCCCTTGGCGAAACAATGCGCCAGCCGCTGAGCGGCATCTCCTGTTGCGGAAGCATGCTGCCTGATCTGTTTCAGCAGATTGCCCGCACCATGACGGTTGCCGGTGGCCACCTCCTGTGCGCAGCATAGCAGCAGCCCGCGCAGGTCCACCGCCTCTTTCTTTCCCTGCTTTCCCCGCACCGCCTTCTTATTTTTTCTATCAGCTCTGATGTTCTCCATGGTGATTTGCAGCTCCTCCATGGTCTCCCCGCATAGTTCGTAACTATTCAGCATTATTTTGTTGATCATCTCGCGGGCGCCATCCTCTTCCAGCTCCGGCATCAGCAGTTTGCTGGCCCTGCCCACCACTTCCTCCGGCTTGTCCGCATCACGCCGAGCCTTCCGTCCCCCAAAAATCTCTTTTGCTTGGTTGATGCTGAAGACATCAGCCTGCGGTTGGTTGTCTCTAGGCAAGAACTTGTTGGCCTCCTCCATGCCTTTCAAGAATGCAAAGTTAAGCATGTCTCTATTGGAGGGGTTGAGTTTGCTCTGATCACCATTATTGTCCACCTCAGCACCATCCGAGAACGTCCAACTCGGGACGTCCTTGTCAGCCAAGCACATGCTGCCTCCACGAATACCCTGCAAAGACTCATCGGAATGCATCTTCTCCATGTCGCCGCCTTCACCGGACAGTAAGTTCTTGGCATCATCAAGAATTTGGGTAAATTGCTGCTGCGCCTGGAGGAAGGCAAGATGGTCTGGGTACTGGTAGAAGAACCTGTCGTCGATGTCCTCCTCCATCAGAATGCGAGTGATGTATGGGAGCACCAGGTCCCCGACAGTGCCGCCATAGGGCGACGGAGGAATGTCGAGGTAGACGGATGGGGATTGCGGCGGGGGCTCCATGTGTTCCTTCAGCCCCAGCAACTCCTcggggtgatggatatgttggtgaactgAACTGGTGATGGTGCTGCGCTCCACAAGGATATGGCTGGTTGCTCTTGTACAGAGAAAGGGGTCGGTTCTTCCCATGCCTGGAGACTTGGAATCAACGACATCCTCCAAATGGACATGGCTTATGGCTCTTAAAAAAAGAATTGTCCTATAGTATATATCAGGACATGGCTGATCCTCCTGTTTGTCCGCATCACACAATAGTATGATTGTCCTAGAATATATTTCTATAGGTTGATTATTTTTCTCGAACACACCTGGTAGCATGTCCTTTTCATTATGAAAGCGCCAAGATAGCAGGAACAACCAAAATTTACAAATATTTACAAAAATTAAGGAAAAACAACAGTCCTTACTGAACGACTAAACAAAGTTTAGCATTGTAATACTATAAATTTAGCAACCACAAGGGAGAAGTATACTGTTACATGCGAACTTGCATTTTTTTCAGTATTAAAACACATAATTGCAGTTTTTAGCATGCTTTCATCTCTCATGAGCCAGTATTTTGTTTAATCTGTAATCACTAAT
This window encodes:
- the LOC119293526 gene encoding scarecrow-like protein 9, which produces MEEDIDDRFFYQYPDHLAFLQAQQQFTQILDDAKNLLSGEGGDMEKMHSDESLQGIRGGSMCLADKDVPSWTFSDGAEVDNNGDQSKLNPSNRDMLNFAFLKGMEEANKFLPRDNQPQADVFSINQAKEIFGGRKARRDADKPEEVVGRASKLLMPELEEDGAREMINKIMLNSYELCGETMEELQITMENIRADRKNKKAVRGKQGKKEAVDLRGLLLCCAQEVATGNRHGAGNLLKQIRQHASATGDAAQRLAHCFAKGLEARLAGTGSQVYKSLMAKHTSTMEFLKGYELFMATCSFKRVAFTFSSMTIFDAVEGKSKLHIVDYGLHYGCQWPGLLAWLATRDGGPLEVRITGIDLPQPGFRPAKRLEETGRALSNCARQFGLPFKFRGIAAKWETIRAEDLNIDPDEVLVVNDLFNFNTLMDESLVIDRPSPRDVVLSNIREMQPVVFIQGVVNGSSGPFFLARFREALSFYSSVFDMLDATTPPDSYQRFVLERDMFGQCALNTIACESADRVERPETYKQWQLRNQRAGLRQLPLKPIITKVATGKVKSLYHKEFVVDVDQGWLLQGWKGRILYAHSAWVADDTSSEY